One genomic segment of Deltaproteobacteria bacterium includes these proteins:
- a CDS encoding glycosyltransferase: MEERYDIVVGIPSYSEAKTIRHVTQTAGEGLKTYYPDMRSVIVNCDNNSPDGTREAFLAAEIPEGIDRKYISTPEGVRGKGNNFWNLFHFCRDVQSKATIVVDADLRSIRPIWIKYLGGPILEGYDYVTPLYSRHQFDGTITNHLCYPLVFALAGYDVRQPIGGEFSFSPGLCSFWLEQEWDDRIRHYGIDIFMSLNAFFGGFRVCQTGLGNKVHNASSPKLGTMFEEVVHTLFTILLAHRSVWLNAWLTKGQKTDWQMDVKTVELFGLQKMKEAQALSIDIVDLKHKCRNEYETYKDLVKWYLSPYGFRRFHDMIEMDYYDIDIMLWSQIVYSLMYLFDGAKDSAKADIINALKPLYFARSITFDYVTRRYSVGFAELEVRNQAMAFLSQKPYLLGLYLGECMPYINTR; encoded by the coding sequence ATGGAAGAACGATACGACATTGTCGTCGGTATCCCATCGTACAGCGAAGCGAAAACGATCCGCCACGTCACGCAAACGGCCGGTGAGGGGCTGAAGACCTACTATCCCGATATGCGGAGCGTCATCGTCAATTGCGACAACAACAGCCCCGACGGAACAAGGGAAGCCTTCCTCGCCGCGGAGATACCCGAAGGGATCGACAGGAAATATATTTCAACACCCGAAGGGGTGCGGGGAAAGGGAAATAATTTCTGGAATCTCTTTCACTTCTGCCGCGACGTGCAATCCAAGGCGACCATCGTCGTCGACGCCGACCTCCGTTCGATCAGGCCGATCTGGATAAAGTACCTCGGTGGTCCCATTCTCGAAGGATACGACTACGTTACCCCCCTTTATTCACGGCACCAGTTCGACGGAACGATCACGAACCATCTCTGCTATCCCCTGGTATTCGCCCTGGCGGGCTACGACGTCCGCCAGCCCATCGGCGGCGAGTTCTCATTTTCCCCGGGACTCTGCTCCTTCTGGCTGGAACAGGAGTGGGACGATCGCATCCGCCATTACGGCATCGACATATTCATGTCCCTCAACGCCTTCTTCGGCGGTTTCCGCGTCTGCCAGACCGGATTGGGGAACAAGGTCCACAACGCCAGCTCCCCGAAGCTGGGAACCATGTTCGAAGAGGTCGTCCATACCCTTTTCACGATACTCCTCGCGCACCGGTCCGTGTGGCTGAATGCCTGGCTCACAAAGGGACAGAAGACGGACTGGCAGATGGATGTCAAGACGGTGGAACTCTTCGGTCTGCAGAAAATGAAGGAAGCCCAGGCGCTCTCCATAGATATCGTGGACCTGAAACACAAATGCAGGAATGAATACGAAACTTACAAGGACCTGGTCAAATGGTATCTGAGCCCGTACGGCTTTCGAAGATTTCATGACATGATCGAAATGGACTACTACGATATCGATATCATGCTCTGGTCCCAGATCGTCTACAGCCTGATGTACCTGTTCGACGGGGCAAAGGACTCCGCGAAGGCGGATATCATCAACGCCTTGAAACCCCTCTATTTCGCGCGCAGCATTACTTTTGATTACGTGACCCGGCGCTACAGCGTCGGCTTCGCCGAACTGGAGGTACGAAACCAGGCAATGGCCTTTTTATCCCAGAAGCCCTACCTCCTGGGGCTGTACCTCGGCGAATGCATGCCTTATATTAATACACGGTAA
- a CDS encoding aminotransferase class I/II-fold pyridoxal phosphate-dependent enzyme, giving the protein MNLYAERTAMLGTESAFKMGGDIARCEERGMSVIRLNLGEPDFSTAEAINEVAVTEIRRGNSHYTDPQGIPALRECIAEQIARTRGIPADPGRVVVTPGAKAIVAYSVLAYVNSGDEVIYPSPCYPIYESWITFVGARPVPLHLRESQGFRFTASELERLITSRTKLIIINSPSNPTGGVLTGDDLSAMARVIGEQAPAQCRILSDEIYEHIIFDGREHRSVSSCPGMAERTVLLSGHSKSYAMTGWRLGYALLPSRDEALLFRQFNINIFSCVPPFIQEAGREAIENTANLTVVAGMVREFQERRDLVVEGLNRIRGIHCVKPEGAFYVFPNIEGVCENLSVIAAHDALPRELRPLTSPAGLFQMFLLYCHGVATMDRRSFGVIGCEGQHFLRLSTAAGIPDLKEGLVRIERAAADRSGFEAFVREGKNLYLGAP; this is encoded by the coding sequence ATGAACCTTTATGCGGAACGCACCGCCATGCTGGGAACGGAGAGCGCCTTCAAGATGGGCGGCGACATCGCCCGCTGCGAGGAGCGGGGGATGTCCGTCATTCGACTGAACCTGGGGGAACCGGATTTTTCCACTGCAGAGGCGATCAACGAGGTGGCCGTTACCGAGATCCGCCGGGGAAACAGCCACTATACAGACCCCCAGGGAATTCCCGCCCTGCGGGAGTGCATCGCGGAGCAGATCGCGCGGACGCGGGGTATCCCCGCCGACCCTGGGCGGGTGGTCGTCACCCCGGGCGCGAAGGCCATCGTCGCCTATTCCGTGCTGGCCTATGTCAACAGCGGCGATGAGGTCATCTATCCCAGCCCCTGCTACCCCATCTATGAATCGTGGATAACCTTCGTGGGCGCCCGGCCCGTGCCTCTTCATCTCAGAGAGTCACAGGGGTTCCGCTTCACGGCCAGCGAACTGGAGCGGCTCATCACTTCCCGGACGAAGCTCATTATCATCAATTCACCCTCCAATCCGACGGGCGGCGTCCTGACGGGGGACGACCTCTCCGCCATGGCCCGGGTCATCGGGGAACAGGCACCGGCTCAGTGCCGTATCCTGTCGGATGAGATCTACGAGCACATCATCTTTGACGGCCGGGAGCACCGGAGCGTGTCTTCCTGTCCCGGCATGGCCGAACGGACCGTCCTCTTGAGCGGCCACTCGAAAAGTTACGCCATGACGGGATGGCGCCTGGGGTATGCCCTGCTCCCCTCACGGGACGAGGCGCTTCTCTTCAGGCAGTTCAACATCAATATCTTTTCCTGCGTTCCGCCGTTCATCCAGGAAGCGGGAAGGGAAGCGATCGAAAATACCGCGAACCTGACCGTGGTCGCCGGAATGGTGCGAGAATTCCAGGAACGCCGTGATCTTGTCGTAGAGGGTCTGAACCGTATCAGGGGGATCCATTGCGTGAAGCCCGAGGGCGCCTTCTATGTCTTCCCCAACATTGAAGGTGTCTGTGAGAACCTCAGTGTCATCGCGGCCCATGACGCGCTTCCCCGGGAACTGAGGCCCCTGACCAGCCCCGCCGGCCTGTTCCAGATGTTCCTTCTTTATTGTCACGGTGTGGCCACCATGGACCGGAGGTCCTTCGGGGTGATCGGCTGTGAGGGGCAGCACTTCCTGCGACTGTCGACGGCTGCGGGCATACCGGATCTCAAGGAAGGGCTTGTTCGCATTGAACGGGCCGCGGCTGACCGGTCCGGCTTCGAAGCTTTTGTTCGGGAAGGGAAAAACCTCTATCTGGGTGCCCCCTGA